Sequence from the Qipengyuania gaetbuli genome:
CTACCGCAAAGAACCCGACGTGCGGCGCAGAGATCGCGTCGCAGTAGACCGGGCTCGTCAGCGCGACAGGGCCCTTGGTCAGGGCAAACAGCAAGGCAATCGTGGCGGCCAGCGCCTGCATGTACGTTACGAGCCAGATCCTCTGGCGATAGTCGATTGCCCAGCGCAGGAAGAGCACCAGCGCAAAAACCGCAGCCATCGGCAGGACTTCGAGGGAAATCGTGGCTCCGACGCCCATGGCCATGCCGGCAATGGCCCCGCCGCGGCGGGCGGTACGCCAGGAAAGCGCCCACAGGGCAATGGCAACGACCATGATCTGCCACGCATGGTGGTCTATCCTCAGCGGCTGCATCTCGACCAGCAGAAGGGGCCACAGCGCCACCACCACACAGGCAAGTATGGCCGTCTGGCGGTCGAAGAGTCGCCAGGCCAGCCGTCCGATAACCTGAAGCGTAATGAACAACAGGCACAGCGGGACGATGATGGCTGCGGCGACTTCCGCCTGCGCCTCGCCAATGAGAGGCGTCAGCGCAAGGATCAGGAGAGCGAGCGGAACATCGACAATGCGCGACCAGTGCATCGGCACCCCGTCGGGTGGCGCGATACGGTGCTGCGTGACGTCGAACCAGGATTGTCCCGCAAGCAGGTCTCTAACCTGCAGCAGTCGAAGCACATCATCCGGATCGGGGAACAGCAGCCTGCCGAGATATGGCCAGGCAATGATGGTCAGGAGGCTCGCAACCACCAGCCAAAGGAGCGCCATCGCGCCAGCAGGCCGGGCATCTTGACGCAGCCGCCGGTCGACCGTCATGAACGTTCGGCCGGCGCAAAAACCACAGCTTTGCGCAAGAGGTATGTGACGGCGAAGCTGATCACGATAGCGGCCAGCTTCGATCCTCGCGGGTCGAGCCCCGCCTGACTTCCGAGCGCGACTATCGCGGTTGTCAGTCCCAGTCCGACAAGGGCGGACCCGACGAACAGCAGTTTCTGCCGGCCTCGCCCTTCGCCGGGCGCAGCCAGCCCGTCATGGAAGACAGCACGGCTGGATAGCAACCAATGCACGAGAATTCCTGCCGAATACCCCGATGCGGCGGCCAGGGCCGCGTTCATGCTTGCCGCGAGGAGCACGAGGAAGCTGCCCATGTCCACGGCCAGCGCGGCAACGCTGGCAAGCACATAGCGTATCAGGCGCACGTCGCGCAGCCGGATCAATGCTTGGAACAAGGCCCCCCCAAGGTCGTCAGCAGGCTGGCAAGCCTGCCTCGATTACGGCTCGATCATGACAAGACATGGTAAACAAAGTGCAAATCCCGGCAAGCCAAACGGCCGTTCTCGCTCGAAATTCAAGGCTGGCGGAAGACGACCAGAAGACGCATGAGGAACACGCAGGCGAAGCTGGTGCCCATGGCCACCAGCTTGCCGAGGCGCGGATCGCTGCCCGCTTGCTCGAACGCCCAGACGATTCCCGCAGTCAGCAGCAGGCCAATCAGGGCCGAGATTGCAAAGAGAAGCTGCTGGCTTCCGCGGCGCCATCCCGGTGCCCCGAGCCTGTCTGGAAACACGAACCGACTGGACACGAACCAGTGGAGCACCATCCCGAGGATATATCCGGTCACCGCCGCCGCAACTGCGGGCACGCCGGCCTCGAACAGCACCAGGAAGCTGGCAAGGTCGACGACCGTGCCCGATGCACTGGCCACCACGTAGCGGGCGAGCCGCCAGCGTAACACTCTGGTGACAAGGCCGCGCGGCACCGCGTCAGGCGGACTTGCGCAACCGCTCGGGTACGTCGCGAACCGATGCGAGAGCAGCAGCCTGGTCATCACTGGGCTTGCGGTTCGGCAGGCCCGCCTCGGCGCCTTCGTCGCCGGCCTCGTGGTATTCCGCATCCTCGTTGACACACCATGTGTCGTAGACCCGCTCGCCTGCAAGAATGTTCTCGACGGTGAGCATGGCCGTCATCATGGCGTGGTCCTGGTTGTTGTAGCGATGCATCCCGTTCCGCCCCACGAGGTGGAGCGTGGGGTGCTTGGCTTCCAGTTCGCGGCGCATGGCGTCGACATTGGCGGCATAATCCTCGTCATAGACCGGATAGGCCTTTTCCTGGCGGACGACCGCGCCGCTTCTGACCTTGCGACGATCGACGAGGCCGAGGATTTCCATTTCGTCGGTGGCCAGCGAGACGAGGTCGGCGTCGTCCATCGACCACAGGCCGTCGCCTTCGAAGCAGAAATATTCCAGGCCCACGCAGGCCATGTCGGGATCGGGGATCATTTCCGGCGACCAGCTGCGGAAGTTCTGCACGCGGCCGACCTTCACCTTGCTGTCATGGATGTAGATCCAGTTGTCCGGGAAAAGGTCCTCGCCTTCGACCATCAGGGCCACGGTCAGGAAGTCGCGGTACTTCAGGTCGTTCGCCTGGACCGTGCTTTCGGGCAGCGGGTGCAGGCGCTTGGCCAGCTCTCGCATGGGAGCCGAACTGATCGCATGGTCAGCCTCGATCACGATCTCGCCTTCGGGACCACGCGCGCTGAGGCGCCAGCCGCCCTTGCCGTCGCTTGCCAACTGGCCGAGCGCATGGCCCATCAGCACCTGGCCCCGTCCGCTGGCGACAACCTTGTCGCGCGCAGCATCCCACATCATGCCGGGTCCGAGCCGCGGATAGCGGAAGGTCTCGAGCAGGGTCTTGGTCGCCATGCCGTCATTGGGCTTCTTGTTGAGGCCGAGACTGCGTTTCAGCCCGTCCATCACCGCGCTCCAGAGCGACAGACCCTTGATGCGCTGCGCCGCCCAGTCCGCGCTCATCTCGTCGCAGGGCATGCCCCACACCTTTTCGGTATAGGTCTTGAAGAAGATCGAATAGAGCCGCTTGCCGAACTGGTTGGTTGTCCAGTCCTCGAAGCTTTTCACCTCGCGGATCGGGAACAGCTTGTAGCGCAGGTAGCTCGCCATGCAGACAGTCGAGCGCAGGATGCCGAGGTTCCACAGCGCCTCGAAGGCGCGCAGCGGGTAGCTGTAGAACTTGCCCTTGTAGTAGATCCGGCTCATGCGCGGGCGCTGGATGAAATCCTCTTCTCCGAGTATTTCGTTCCACATGTCGACGACCTGGGCGCTTTTCGAAAAGAAGCGATGCCCGCCGATGTCGAAGCGATAACCCTCGTGCTCTACGGTGCGACTGATACCGCCGACATAGACCGGGTCCTTCTCGATAACGGCGACGCTTTTGCCCTGCTTTGTCAGCAGATAGGCAGCCGTAAGGCCAGCCGGCCCCGCCCCGATAATGGCGACGTCGACCTTCAGCGCATTCACACTCGTATTCATTGAAACCCCCGGCATCTTCTTTGCCAGAAGTGAACGAAAACGGTTAGCGTAAAGTTAATTGGCCGGCTGTCCCGCCGGAATAATTCAGCGCGACCCGGTGTCGAGCATCATCGGGCACTGCACGGCGGCCGCCATGATGGCGAATTCGCGCAGCGAGAAAGTATTCTCGAATACGAGGCCGTAATTGCTGTCGCGGCGCCAGCGCACCTTGGCGCGGGTGTCGTTGAACCCTTCGCCCTCGACCTTGAGAATCTGGTCGATCGCGAACACGGCATCGCATTCGACGCGTGCGCCCTGCTGCGAGATGTTCAGCGTCACCGCTTCTGCCGACTGGGTCAGCGAGGACAGCTTGAGCGGAATGGCGATGTTGAGGCGCAACTGGCGCTTGGGGTAATTCCAGGTTTCGTGGACCAGGCGTTCCACCACTACGGGCGTCTTGAAGCGGTAGCTGCCCTCTGTCCCGTTGGCGCGCACCTGCACGATTTCGTAGCTTTCGCCGTTCTGCAACTCGAGCGCCAGAGTGGGATCGGTCGGAAGGGCATGGAAGGCGCGGATCGAGATGCCGGTCGAGGACACGTCGCGCACCACGCAGAGAAATTCCCCCTGCCCGCACACGAGCTTGGCGGACCGGATCAGCGAGGTGTAGCGCGGCGCACCGCGCTGTTCGCTGTCGACATAGGTCTGGTTGCTGTCGCTGCCGATGGCGGCCGAATAGTCCATGCGTTTCAAAACTCCCAAGAACCCGGCGTTCCCCGTGCCGGCTTTCGTCTTGGCCTTGCGCCCCTTTGAACGGCCCTATTAGCCGTCTAGGTATTAACACCGCGATAAAGGGCATTGCTTCACAGGCAACGCCGCGCGGCACAGACGTTCGGGAGTTGATGGTGCGGGTGGTGGGACTCGAACCCACACGATCAAGGATCAGGGGATTTTAAGTCCCCGGCGTCTACCATTCCGCCACACCCGCGCAGCAGAAGGGCGTGCTAGAGGGATGCGGGCCGCGCCGCAATCGCCAAGCAGCGTGACGGGACTATTGCTCGTTCAGGCGCTCGCGCATGTCCTTGCCGGGCTTGAAATAGGGCACGCGCTTGGCGGGTACCTCCACCGTTTCGCCGGTACGCGGATTGCGACCCTGGCGCGCCTGGCGCTCGCGGGTCGAAAAGGCTCCGAAGCCGCGCAGTTCGATGCGGCCGCCTTCTGCAAGGCGCTGGGCCAGTTCCTCGAAGAAGATATCGACGACCTGCTCGACCTCTTCCGGTCGCAGGTCGGGATTTTCTTCCGCAAGGGCTGCGAGCAATTCGGATCGAATCATGTTCAGGCTCCCTCGAGCGTGCGCGCGGCGGCGCTTTCCCCTGTTGTTTTATGCGACCCCTGCCACGCCAGACCCCCTGCGCAGCGGAAAAACCCTGCCAGAAGGACTCGAGTATGGCAATTGTTAATACCCGCCCGAGGGTTAGGACGGCATTTCGGGGTCAGGTGCGCTCGAGCAGCTCTTCCGGCGCAATGCCCAGCCGCTTCATCCGCCCGCGGATTTCCGGCCATTCCTGCTTGAGGAAGGTTTCGCGCTCACGCTTGCGCAGCGTTTCGGCTGCGCCGCGCGCGACATACATGCCGACCCCGCGTTGCACTTCGACAAGGCCGTCTGCCTGGAATTGCTGGTAGGCCTTGGCCACCGTCAGCGGATTGGCGCCTTGCTCCGCAGCCAGCGCGCGCACCGAGGGAAGCATTTCTTCCTCGCGGTAACGGCCGTCGATGATGGCTGCGGCGATCATGTCGCGCAGCTTGAGATAGACGGGCTTGCTCTGGTTGCTCATGGCGGGTCCCCGAATTGTCGTATAGTGCATCAGTGCCATAATACAGCGCGGCGCGCAAGGTTCCCGAAGCGCGGTTTCGTTCATGCAGGCGCAAGCTGGTCGCGTTTGTAACTAAGGCTTCACATAGCCGCAGATGCCGCTAGGGTGCGCGCATCTTCGGGGAGGAGGCCTGTCCGGCCTCCGCGTATACTTACGAGAGGGTTTGCCACACATGGCCACAACGCAACCGGTTCACGGGGATTCGGCAGGGACTATCCTTGGCCACCCCAAGGGACTTTTCGTCCTGTTCTTCGCCGAAATGTGGGAGCGTTTCTCCTACTACGGCATGCGCGCGCTGCTCATTTTCTACCTCACCAAGCACTGGCTGTTTTCCGACAGCGATGCAGGCGTCATCTACGGTGCCTACACCGCGCTGGTCTACATCACGCCCGTGGTCGGCGGCTACCTGGCCGACAAGTACCTGGGGCAGAGAAAGGCAGTCCTCTTCGGCGCCGTCCTGTTGACGCTGGGCCACTTCTTCATGGCCTTCGAAGGTCAGCCGGGCGCAGGCACGGAAAACAATCCGGTCGTCTACGTCTTCTGGTTGGCCCTCGCGCTCATCATCGTGGGCTCGGGCTTCCTCAAGGCGAACATCTCGGTGATCGTCGGCCAGCTCTACCCGCGCACCGACACCCGCCGCGATGCTGCCTACACCATCTTCTACATGGGCATTAACCTGGGCGCCGCGATCGGCTCGCTGCTGTGCGGCTACATCGGCGAAACCTACGGCTGGGCCTACGGCTTCGGCCTTGCCGGCATCGGCATGCTGCTCGGCCTCGTCGTCTTCGTCTGGGGCAAGCCGCTGCTGCTCGGCCGCGGCGAACCGCCCAAGCCGCTCGCCAAGGGTACCGAATGGACCATGTACGGCGCCGGCATTGCCATGGTCGGCCTGTGCTGGCTGGCCATCCAGTACCAGGACCTGGTCGGCTGGGTCCTGTTCATCTTCGGCGGCGCACTGGTTGCCTACGTGCTGTTCACCGCAGTGTTCAAGCTGCCGTCCGAGGAACGCGACCGCATCCTGGCCGCGCTCTTCCTGATCCTCACCTCGATCGTCTTCTGGGCACTGTTCGAACAGGCGGGCTCCTCGCTCAACCTGTTCACCGACCGCCACGTCGACCGCGGCGGGGTTCCGGCCTCGGTCTTCCAGTCGATCAATGCGATCTACATCATCCTGCTGGCTCCGGTCTTCGCCGTGGTCTGGCAGACGCTTGGCCGCAAGGGGCTGGAGCCCAGCGCTCCGCTCAAGTTCGGCATGGGCGTGGTGCAGGTGGGTCTCGGCTTCCTCGTCCTCGTCTGGGGCGCGGCGAGCGTGGGTCCGGAAGTCGCCGTACCGGTCGCTTTCATCTTCCTGATCTACCTGCTGCACACGACTGGCGAGCTTTGCCTGTCGCCGGTCGGCCTGTCGGCGATGAACCGCCTGGCCCCGGCGCACATGGCTTCGCTGATCATGGGCACCTGGTTCTTCGCTTCGGCCACCGGTAACTTCGCTGCCGGCCTGATCGCTTCGGCGACCGGCGCAGAAGGGGTCGGCGAGGAAGCGGGCCGCCAGGTCGTGCTCGACGTCTACTCGACGGTCGGCTGGTATGCGGTCGGCATCGGTGTCGCGGTCATGGTCATCAGCCCGCTGATCAAGCACCTGATGCACCTCGACACGCTCAAGGACGACAGTATCGAAGGCCAGGCCGAATTCCCGGCCGAAGCGCAGGCCGCGGGGGTCCACCCCGAGACCAAGTCGCAGGGCTAAGCCAACGACAATCGAAAGGGCGCGGAGCGATCCGCGCCCTTTTTCTTTGCAACATCGCCGCTTCGCGGCATGAGGGGCACATGAGGAAATCGATCAAGACTATCGCCGCAGGCACGCTGGCCATCGCGCTCGCCGCCTGTTCGACCACCGGGCAGACCGACACCAAGAGCGCCAGCAGCGCGCCGGCAAAGACGGAAACGCCCTTCCCTTCGACCTACACGCCCTATCCGGGCGCACCGACCGCGCTCGTCAATGCGACGATCTTTGATGGCAAGGGCGGCAGGATCGACAATGGCACGGTCTTCTTCAGCGGCGGCAAGATCGTCTCGATCGGCGGCCCGGACACGCCTGTCCCTGCCGACATCGCGGTGTTCGACGGTACCGGCAAGTTCGTGACCCCGGGTATCATCGATATCCACTCGCACCTCGGCGACTATCCCACCCCTTCGGTACAGGCGCATTCGGACGGTAACGAGGCGACCAGCCCGACCACGCCCGAAGTCTGGGCGGAACATTCCGTCTGGCCGCAGGATCCGGGCTTCACCCGCGCGCTCGCCAATGGCGGCGTGACCTCGCTGCAGATCCTGCCCGGCTCGGCCAATCTGATGGGCGGGCGTTCCGCCACGCTCAAGAACGTGCCCGCGCGCACGGTGCAGGGGATGAAGTTTCCCGATGCGCCTTACGGCTTCAAGATGGCCTGCGGCGAGAACCCGAAGCGCGTCTATGGCGGTCGCGGCCGGATGCCCTCGACCCGCATGGGCAATTTCGCGGTCAACCGGCAGACCTGGCTCGATGCCAAGGCCTATGACGGCAAGAAGCGCGACCTCGCCAAGGAAACGCTGAAGGGCGTGCTGGACGGCGAGATCCTCGTCCACAACCACTGCTACCGCGCCGACGAGATGGCCCTCGTCCTCGATATGGCGAAGGAGATGGGCTACAAGGTCAGCGCCTTCCACCACGCGGTCGAAGCCTACAAGATCGGCGACCTGCTGCGCGAAAACGACGTTTGCAGCGCGATCTGGGCCGACTGGTACGGCTTCAAGATGGAGAGCTACGACGGCATTCTCGAAAACGCGGCCTTCCTCCAGCGCGAAGATGCCTGCGTTGTCATCCACTCCGACGATGCCAACGGCATCCAGCGCCTCAACCAGGAAGCGGCCAAGGCGCAGGCCGCAGGCAAGCGCGTGGGCATCGACATCTCCGATGCGCAGGTCATCCGCTGGATCACGTTGAACCCCGCCAAGGCGATGGGAATCGACGGCATGACCGGCAGCCTCGAGGCCGGCAAGATGGCCGACGTCGTGCTGTGGAACGGCGATCCGCTGTCGGTCTATTCGCGGCCCGAGAAGGTCTGGATCGACGGGGCGCTGATGTTCGATGCCATGGATCGCAAGCGCCGACCGGTGAGCGATTTCGAGCTTGGCCAGCCCGGTGAAGGAGACGTGAAATGAAGCGCGCCCTGACCCTCGCGGCGAGCGTGCTCGCCCTTGCCGCAGCGCCTGCCGCCGCGCAGGATTTCGTCATCACCAACGCCACTCTCGCCACCGGCGACGGGAGCGAACCGATCGAACGCGGCGTGGTCGTCGTCGACGATGGCAAGGTCGCCTATGCGGGCCCGCAGGCAGGCGCCGGCGCTTTCGAAACGGACACCGTTTACGACGTGGCTGGGGCCTGGGTGACGCCCGGGCTCGTCGCTACCGTCACCACGCTCGGCCTCGCTGATGTTTCGGGCGTGAGCGAATCGAACGACGTGCGTCCGGGCAGCTCGCCCTTCAACGCGGCGCTCGATGTCGCACCGGCGATCAACCCCTCCTCTCAGCACATCCTTGTGCACCGGGCCGCGGGCATCACGCGCGCGGCGACCGTCACCTCGCCGGCAGGCTCGATCTTCGGCGGACAGGGCGCGATCATCGACCTCGGCGCCGACGGCCAGCCCGTGACGCGGGCCAAGGCCTTCCAGGTCGTCGCCTTCGGTGAAGGCGGTGCGCGGCTTGCAGGGGGCAGCCGCGTTGCGACCTATGTCGCTTTCGCCAATGCCCTGCGCGAAGCACAGGATTTTGGCCGCGGCCGGTGGGACGCGGAAAGTGCCATGCTGACCCGCGCCGATGCCGAGGCCCTAGGGCCGGTAGTGGCTGGCGAGCAGGCGCTTTACGTTTCCGTCGAACGCGCTTCGGACATCCGCAGCGTGCTGGGCCTCAAGCGCGATTTCCCGCGTCTCGACCTGGTGCTGGTCGGCGCCAGCGAAGGCTGGCTCGTCGCGCGCGAGATTGCGGCAGCAGGCGTGCCCGTCATTGCAGACGGCCTCGACGATTTGCCCAACAGTTTCGAGGAGCTGGCAAGCACCCAGTCCAATGTGGGGCGCCTCGCCAAGGCAGGCGTCAAGGTGGCGATCAACGCCGCCACGATGGAGAACCCGCGCAACCTCAACCAGTATGCAGGCAACCTCGTCGCCCTGGCCCGTGTCCCGGGCGCGGACGGCCTCAGCTGGGGGCAGGCCTTTGCCGCGATCAGCTCGGTGCCGGCCTCGATCAGCGGGCTCGGCGGAAAGGCCGGTGTGCTGGCCCCCGGTGCGATGGGCGACGTGGTGATCTGGGACGGTGACCCGCTGGAAGTCGGCTCCGTGCCCACCAAGGTCTTCATCGACGGTGTCGAGCAGCCGCTCGACAACCACCAGACGCGCCTGCGCGACCGTTACCGCGAGCTCGACGAGAGCCGCCTGCCGGAGGCGTTCGACTGGTGAGCCTGCCCAAGGAAATGCGCACCACCCTGCTTGCGCTGGGCGGCGCCTTCGTGGCCGTGGCGGGTTTCGCCGCGACCGCGCAGGATGCTCCGCCCGACAGGTCGCAGGACATCGCCTGGATGAACGCGCAGCAGGCCTATCTCGCCGCGCTCAAGCCCGAGGATGGCTGGCGCTACATGGAAGGCGGCCTCTACTGGCGGTATCTCGAATATGCCGGCAGCACCGAAAAGCCGCGCGTGATCGACCTGGTGACGGTGCATTACGCCGGCACCTTCATCGATGGCGGAACCTTCGATTCGAGCTACGATCGCGGAGAGCCCGTGACCTTCCCGCTCGGCCGCCTGATCAAGGCATGGCAGATGGCCATTCCCGAAATGGGCGTGGGCGACACGATCGAGATCGCGGCCCCGGCGGATCTGGCTTACGGGTCGCAGGGCAAGGGGCCGATACCCGGCGGCGCGACGCTTGTGTTCAAGGTGAAACTGCTCGGCATCGAAAAGCAGTAATTGCCAAATAAGTTTTTATTTGCTACTTAGTTTCGTGCCGCCTCGGGGGAGAGTGCCATGGAACTGCTGACCAATCTCGTTGCCGCGTCGATCGCTTTCGTCGGCACGCATTTTGCCTTGTCGCATCCGCTGCGCGCACCGTTGGTCGCGAGGCTGGGCGAGAATGGCTTTCGCGGCCTCTATTCGCTCGTCTCGCTGGCGACCTTCGCCTGGATGGTGCTCGCCTATCGCGATGCCGGGCCCGGAGGCGCGGCCTTGTGGAACGGGATGGGCGAAGCGACTTGGGGCATCGCCAGCATCCTGATGCTGGTCG
This genomic interval carries:
- a CDS encoding amidohydrolase, which encodes MRKSIKTIAAGTLAIALAACSTTGQTDTKSASSAPAKTETPFPSTYTPYPGAPTALVNATIFDGKGGRIDNGTVFFSGGKIVSIGGPDTPVPADIAVFDGTGKFVTPGIIDIHSHLGDYPTPSVQAHSDGNEATSPTTPEVWAEHSVWPQDPGFTRALANGGVTSLQILPGSANLMGGRSATLKNVPARTVQGMKFPDAPYGFKMACGENPKRVYGGRGRMPSTRMGNFAVNRQTWLDAKAYDGKKRDLAKETLKGVLDGEILVHNHCYRADEMALVLDMAKEMGYKVSAFHHAVEAYKIGDLLRENDVCSAIWADWYGFKMESYDGILENAAFLQREDACVVIHSDDANGIQRLNQEAAKAQAAGKRVGIDISDAQVIRWITLNPAKAMGIDGMTGSLEAGKMADVVLWNGDPLSVYSRPEKVWIDGALMFDAMDRKRRPVSDFELGQPGEGDVK
- a CDS encoding NAD(P)/FAD-dependent oxidoreductase, which produces MPGVSMNTSVNALKVDVAIIGAGPAGLTAAYLLTKQGKSVAVIEKDPVYVGGISRTVEHEGYRFDIGGHRFFSKSAQVVDMWNEILGEEDFIQRPRMSRIYYKGKFYSYPLRAFEALWNLGILRSTVCMASYLRYKLFPIREVKSFEDWTTNQFGKRLYSIFFKTYTEKVWGMPCDEMSADWAAQRIKGLSLWSAVMDGLKRSLGLNKKPNDGMATKTLLETFRYPRLGPGMMWDAARDKVVASGRGQVLMGHALGQLASDGKGGWRLSARGPEGEIVIEADHAISSAPMRELAKRLHPLPESTVQANDLKYRDFLTVALMVEGEDLFPDNWIYIHDSKVKVGRVQNFRSWSPEMIPDPDMACVGLEYFCFEGDGLWSMDDADLVSLATDEMEILGLVDRRKVRSGAVVRQEKAYPVYDEDYAANVDAMRRELEAKHPTLHLVGRNGMHRYNNQDHAMMTAMLTVENILAGERVYDTWCVNEDAEYHEAGDEGAEAGLPNRKPSDDQAAALASVRDVPERLRKSA
- a CDS encoding GntR family transcriptional regulator — its product is MSNQSKPVYLKLRDMIAAAIIDGRYREEEMLPSVRALAAEQGANPLTVAKAYQQFQADGLVEVQRGVGMYVARGAAETLRKRERETFLKQEWPEIRGRMKRLGIAPEELLERT
- a CDS encoding amidohydrolase family protein, translating into MKRALTLAASVLALAAAPAAAQDFVITNATLATGDGSEPIERGVVVVDDGKVAYAGPQAGAGAFETDTVYDVAGAWVTPGLVATVTTLGLADVSGVSESNDVRPGSSPFNAALDVAPAINPSSQHILVHRAAGITRAATVTSPAGSIFGGQGAIIDLGADGQPVTRAKAFQVVAFGEGGARLAGGSRVATYVAFANALREAQDFGRGRWDAESAMLTRADAEALGPVVAGEQALYVSVERASDIRSVLGLKRDFPRLDLVLVGASEGWLVAREIAAAGVPVIADGLDDLPNSFEELASTQSNVGRLAKAGVKVAINAATMENPRNLNQYAGNLVALARVPGADGLSWGQAFAAISSVPASISGLGGKAGVLAPGAMGDVVIWDGDPLEVGSVPTKVFIDGVEQPLDNHQTRLRDRYRELDESRLPEAFDW
- a CDS encoding FKBP-type peptidyl-prolyl cis-trans isomerase; protein product: MSLPKEMRTTLLALGGAFVAVAGFAATAQDAPPDRSQDIAWMNAQQAYLAALKPEDGWRYMEGGLYWRYLEYAGSTEKPRVIDLVTVHYAGTFIDGGTFDSSYDRGEPVTFPLGRLIKAWQMAIPEMGVGDTIEIAAPADLAYGSQGKGPIPGGATLVFKVKLLGIEKQ
- a CDS encoding peptide MFS transporter, which encodes MATTQPVHGDSAGTILGHPKGLFVLFFAEMWERFSYYGMRALLIFYLTKHWLFSDSDAGVIYGAYTALVYITPVVGGYLADKYLGQRKAVLFGAVLLTLGHFFMAFEGQPGAGTENNPVVYVFWLALALIIVGSGFLKANISVIVGQLYPRTDTRRDAAYTIFYMGINLGAAIGSLLCGYIGETYGWAYGFGLAGIGMLLGLVVFVWGKPLLLGRGEPPKPLAKGTEWTMYGAGIAMVGLCWLAIQYQDLVGWVLFIFGGALVAYVLFTAVFKLPSEERDRILAALFLILTSIVFWALFEQAGSSLNLFTDRHVDRGGVPASVFQSINAIYIILLAPVFAVVWQTLGRKGLEPSAPLKFGMGVVQVGLGFLVLVWGAASVGPEVAVPVAFIFLIYLLHTTGELCLSPVGLSAMNRLAPAHMASLIMGTWFFASATGNFAAGLIASATGAEGVGEEAGRQVVLDVYSTVGWYAVGIGVAVMVISPLIKHLMHLDTLKDDSIEGQAEFPAEAQAAGVHPETKSQG
- a CDS encoding GtrA family protein, coding for MIRLRDVRLIRYVLASVAALAVDMGSFLVLLAASMNAALAAASGYSAGILVHWLLSSRAVFHDGLAAPGEGRGRQKLLFVGSALVGLGLTTAIVALGSQAGLDPRGSKLAAIVISFAVTYLLRKAVVFAPAERS
- a CDS encoding integration host factor subunit beta — protein: MIRSELLAALAEENPDLRPEEVEQVVDIFFEELAQRLAEGGRIELRGFGAFSTRERQARQGRNPRTGETVEVPAKRVPYFKPGKDMRERLNEQ
- a CDS encoding PilZ domain-containing protein, which codes for MDYSAAIGSDSNQTYVDSEQRGAPRYTSLIRSAKLVCGQGEFLCVVRDVSSTGISIRAFHALPTDPTLALELQNGESYEIVQVRANGTEGSYRFKTPVVVERLVHETWNYPKRQLRLNIAIPLKLSSLTQSAEAVTLNISQQGARVECDAVFAIDQILKVEGEGFNDTRAKVRWRRDSNYGLVFENTFSLREFAIMAAAVQCPMMLDTGSR
- a CDS encoding GtrA family protein; its protein translation is MLRWRLARYVVASASGTVVDLASFLVLFEAGVPAVAAAVTGYILGMVLHWFVSSRFVFPDRLGAPGWRRGSQQLLFAISALIGLLLTAGIVWAFEQAGSDPRLGKLVAMGTSFACVFLMRLLVVFRQP